Proteins encoded together in one Quercus lobata isolate SW786 chromosome 3, ValleyOak3.0 Primary Assembly, whole genome shotgun sequence window:
- the LOC115982746 gene encoding uncharacterized protein LOC115982746, whose protein sequence is MVKLSTVVSPPLSNSNSFLTSQCTNTTSLSFPTKTHLFFATNTCSTSTVPLFTVFSKFHQTHLQFPLFIGYPRSGLPLHALNKRGQAAIHAFNHDNVEEEEEDDDNDEEEEEEEMFVPFENMKNWTKNKPRGFGEGKVYDTGIEDKLLEELEHSIQAQATNVRNLKKNPIMPSSKKDNQKSTAPEVVPSGVRVRVVNLPKKKNIHRDLKSAFVGVPGILNIVPAVYGNKKTREPICKGFAFVDFKSEEDATRFVQIFSRQTIEFGKIQKQINCDIIQSPSSAHVQSTGISNISPRLAVLGLEEDLNTASNVDGSSLDSWEETTSDESNDRDDEFMRAEVGDSRENLETVGVLKINVGNNSMEPRKDSLTDSSSSKLERVLVLEKKLVAKGKGEKVPEKKLHAKVKGEKVPEKKLAVKEKRVKIPKLGIPGSAKRLKVKEKAILADVFSKYRVQVATASKEGS, encoded by the exons ATGGTGAAGCTGAGCACAGTAGTGTCTCCACCACTCTCCAATTCAAACTCTTTTCTAACATCTCAATGTACCAACACTACCTCTCTCTCATTCCCAACCAAAACCCACCTCTTTTTTGCCACAAACACATGCTCAACCTCAACTGTTCCTCTCTTCACTGTGTTTTCCAAATTCCACCAAACCCATCTCCAATTTCCTCTCTTTATTGGGTATCCACGTTCTGGGTTGCCCCTACATGCTTTGAATAAGCGTGGCCAAGCTGCCATTCATGCCTTTAATCATGATAatgtggaagaagaagaagaagatgatgataatgatgaggaggaggaagaggaggagatGTTTGTACCTTTTGAGAATATGAAGAATTGGACGAAGAACAAGCCACGTGGGTTTGGTGAAGGCAAGGTGTACGACACTGGTATTGAGGACAAGCTGCTTGAGGAATTGGAGCACAGTATACAAGCACAGGCTACTAATGTTAGAAATCTTAAGAAAAACCCCATAATGCCCAGTTCCAAGAAAGACAATCAAAAGAGTAcag CTCCTGAAGTTGTTCCAAGTGGAGTTCGAGTACGAGTTGTCAACCTTCCTAAGAAAAAGAACATTCATAGGGATTTGAAATCTGCTTTTGTAGGGGTCCCTGGCATACTTAATATAGTCCCAGCAGTTTATGGGAACAAGAAGACTAGGGAACCCATCTGTAAGGGTTTTGCTTTTGTTGATTTCAAGTCTGAGGAGGATGCAACTAG GTTTGTACAAATATTTTCTAGACAAACTATTGAGTTTGGTAAAATTCAGAAGCAGATAAACTGTGATATTATACAGTCTCCAAGTTCGGCTCATGTACAATCAACAGGCATTTCCAACATTTCTCCCCGGCTAGCAGTTCTTGGCTTGGAAGAAGACCTAAACACAGCTTCCAATGTGGATGGTTCTTCTCTGGATTCATGGGAGGAGACCACCTCTGATGAATCTAATGACAGAGATGATGAGTTTATGAGAGCAGAAGTGGGAGATAGTAGAGAGAACCTGGAAACCGTTGGTGTATTGAAGATAAATGTTGGTAATAATAGTATGGAACCAAGGAAGGATTCTTTAACTGATTCCTCTTCCTCAAAGCTAGAAAGAGTCCTGGTACTTGAGAAGAAGCTAGTTGCTAAAGGAAAAGGAGAGAAGGTTCCTGAGAAAAAGCTACATGCGAAAGTAAAAGGAGAAAAGGTTCCCGAGAAAAAGCTAGCcgtaaaagaaaagagagtgaagattCCGAAGTTAGGCATTCCAGGATCTGCCAAGAG GTTAAAGGTCAAGGAGAAGGCTATCTTAGCTGATGTTTTCTCTAAATATCGAGTACAAGTTGCGACGGCTTCAAAGGAAGGGAGCTAA